In Rhodoferax koreense, a genomic segment contains:
- a CDS encoding DUF2145 domain-containing protein — translation MKPIAYLTKLIAFLLASLWLPAHAGRACEAHAATPQSIERGMALAAKVSQALDASGARVVLLARAGQDLTKYQLRYSHMAFAIKTDAGPWRVVHKLNECGSATSHLYRQGLGEFFLDDPWRFEAAWAVPAPAVQAALWPVLQDRTRLGAMHQPAYSMVAYAWGQKYQQSNQWAVETLALAVAPTGVRNRTQAQAWLQFNGYEPTTLRLGPLTRLGARVGSANIAFDDHPNEKRFADRIETVTADSVLDWLPRAGLGSAAVQIGL, via the coding sequence ATGAAGCCCATTGCCTACCTGACGAAACTGATCGCTTTTCTGCTGGCCTCGCTCTGGCTGCCGGCCCATGCGGGGCGCGCCTGCGAGGCGCATGCGGCCACCCCGCAGTCCATCGAGCGCGGCATGGCGCTGGCGGCCAAGGTGTCGCAGGCGCTCGACGCCAGCGGCGCGCGTGTCGTGTTGCTCGCCCGCGCCGGGCAAGACCTGACGAAATACCAGTTGCGTTATTCGCACATGGCCTTCGCCATCAAGACCGATGCCGGCCCGTGGCGCGTGGTGCACAAGCTCAACGAGTGCGGCTCGGCCACGTCGCACCTGTACCGCCAAGGGTTGGGTGAGTTTTTTCTCGACGACCCGTGGCGTTTCGAGGCTGCCTGGGCCGTGCCCGCACCGGCCGTGCAGGCCGCGCTGTGGCCTGTGCTGCAGGACCGGACGCGCCTGGGTGCCATGCACCAGCCGGCTTACAGCATGGTGGCCTACGCCTGGGGCCAGAAGTACCAGCAGTCGAACCAGTGGGCGGTTGAAACGCTGGCGTTGGCCGTGGCGCCGACCGGCGTGCGCAACCGCACGCAGGCCCAGGCCTGGCTGCAGTTCAACGGCTACGAGCCGACCACGCTCCGACTCGGCCCGCTGACGCGGCTCGGAGCCAGGGTGGGCTCGGCCAACATCGCCTTCGACGATCATCCGAACGAAAAACGGTTTGCCGACCGCATCGAAACCGTGACTGCCGATTCGGTGCTCGACTGGTTGCCGCGCGCGGGCCTCGGGTCGGCGGCCGTGCAGATCGGTTTGTAA
- a CDS encoding double zinc ribbon domain-containing protein, with protein sequence MSKSLRLSEKWFRRGLWLVALVFASFLIGLGSTVVGDLPQVENTLTLEDFVDKSAAQQARTAIQAGEKTEKEVQDALEQARLKLQVAESDSSAARETFDQWVTTRRATERPEQDQELVKRTQALEALRARERKAQAVVEELDQKDLDTRQNLQRTRDQLAKVEEAGQQGLSQALRKQELRVFGYRLLLTLPLLAIAGWLFVKKRKSTAWPFVWGFIYFALFAFFVELVPYLPSYGGYVRYIVGIVITVLVGRQAIVGLNRYLERQKQAEALPDVVRREELDYDVALGRLAKGVCPGCERAVDLKDPANDFCPHCGIGLHAGCVQCGTRKSAFAKFCHACGTRAARPLPGV encoded by the coding sequence ATGAGCAAATCACTCCGACTGTCCGAGAAATGGTTCCGCCGCGGCCTGTGGCTGGTGGCGCTGGTGTTCGCAAGTTTCCTCATCGGCCTGGGCAGCACCGTGGTGGGTGACCTGCCGCAGGTCGAGAACACACTCACGCTCGAAGACTTCGTCGACAAGTCTGCAGCGCAGCAGGCGCGCACGGCCATCCAGGCCGGGGAGAAGACCGAGAAGGAAGTGCAGGACGCGCTCGAGCAGGCGCGCCTGAAGCTGCAGGTGGCCGAATCAGACTCCAGCGCCGCGCGCGAGACCTTCGACCAATGGGTCACCACGCGCCGCGCGACTGAACGCCCCGAGCAGGACCAGGAACTGGTGAAACGCACACAGGCTCTCGAGGCCCTACGCGCGCGTGAGCGCAAGGCCCAGGCCGTGGTGGAAGAGTTGGACCAGAAAGATCTCGATACGCGGCAGAACTTGCAGCGCACGCGCGACCAATTGGCCAAGGTCGAGGAGGCCGGTCAGCAGGGGCTGAGCCAGGCTTTGCGCAAGCAGGAATTGAGGGTCTTCGGTTATCGCCTGCTGTTGACCTTGCCGCTGTTGGCCATCGCCGGCTGGCTGTTCGTGAAGAAACGCAAGAGCACGGCCTGGCCCTTCGTGTGGGGCTTCATTTACTTCGCGCTGTTCGCGTTCTTCGTGGAACTCGTGCCCTATCTGCCGAGCTACGGCGGCTACGTGCGCTACATCGTCGGCATCGTCATCACCGTGCTCGTCGGCCGGCAGGCCATCGTCGGGCTGAATCGTTACCTCGAGCGGCAGAAGCAGGCCGAGGCGCTGCCGGACGTGGTGCGGCGCGAGGAATTGGACTACGACGTGGCGCTGGGCCGGCTCGCCAAGGGCGTTTGCCCTGGGTGTGAGCGCGCGGTGGACTTGAAGGATCCGGCCAACGACTTCTGTCCGCATTGCGGCATCGGCCTGCATGCCGGCTGCGTGCAATGCGGCACGCGCAAGAGCGCATTCGCCAAGTTCTGCCACGCTTGCGGCACGAGGGCGGCTCGACCCTTGCCGGGGGTATGA
- a CDS encoding LLM class flavin-dependent oxidoreductase: MPKTQRQIKLGAFLMPTGHHIAAWRHPGAQADAGSNFRHYVELARKAEAAKFDAIFLADSVGVRSSQLDSLSRTARSDNFEPLTLLSALAAVTERIGLIATVSTSYNEPYHVARKFASLDQISGGRSGWNLVTSSGVGEATNFNREEHFEHAERYRRAAEFVEVVTGLWNSWEDDAFVRDQASGTYFDEDKLHVLHHKGDHFQVRGPLNVSRSPQGWPVVVQAGASDDGRALAARTAEVIFVAHQTFEEAKTFYADIKGRLPQYGRHADDVKIMPGIFPVVGRTQAEAEDKFAQLQDLIDPVVGVSLLANVIGGFDLSKYPVDGPLPELPETNGPKSRQRLLLDLARRDGLTIRQLYLRIAGARGHQQVVGTPETIADQLQQWFDEGGADGFNIMSPWLPGGLDDFITLVLPELRRRGLVRTEYEGTTLREHLGLKRPVHPAAAARAFSPPVRAEPVEAAHP; encoded by the coding sequence ATGCCCAAGACCCAACGCCAGATCAAGCTCGGCGCCTTTCTCATGCCCACCGGCCACCACATCGCCGCCTGGCGCCACCCGGGCGCGCAGGCCGACGCGGGCAGCAACTTCCGCCACTACGTGGAACTCGCCAGGAAGGCCGAGGCCGCGAAGTTCGACGCCATCTTCCTCGCCGACTCGGTGGGCGTGCGCAGCAGCCAGCTCGATTCGCTGTCGCGCACCGCGCGTAGCGACAACTTCGAACCCCTGACCCTGCTGTCTGCGCTGGCCGCGGTGACCGAGCGCATCGGCCTGATCGCCACCGTCTCCACCAGTTACAACGAGCCCTACCACGTGGCGCGCAAGTTCGCCTCGCTTGACCAGATCAGCGGCGGGCGCTCGGGCTGGAACCTGGTCACCTCCAGCGGCGTGGGCGAGGCCACGAACTTCAACCGCGAGGAGCACTTCGAACACGCCGAGCGCTACCGCCGCGCGGCCGAGTTCGTTGAGGTGGTCACCGGCCTGTGGAACAGTTGGGAGGACGACGCCTTCGTGCGCGACCAGGCCAGCGGCACCTACTTCGACGAGGACAAGCTGCACGTGCTGCACCACAAGGGCGACCACTTCCAGGTGCGCGGCCCGCTCAACGTGTCGCGTTCACCGCAGGGCTGGCCGGTGGTGGTGCAGGCCGGCGCCTCGGACGACGGCCGCGCGCTCGCGGCCCGTACGGCCGAAGTCATCTTCGTCGCGCACCAGACCTTCGAGGAAGCCAAGACTTTCTATGCCGACATCAAGGGCCGGCTGCCGCAGTACGGCCGGCACGCCGACGACGTGAAGATCATGCCCGGCATCTTTCCGGTGGTGGGCCGCACACAGGCCGAGGCGGAAGACAAGTTCGCGCAGTTGCAGGATCTGATCGACCCGGTGGTCGGCGTGTCGCTGCTGGCCAATGTGATCGGCGGCTTCGACCTGTCGAAATACCCGGTGGACGGCCCGCTGCCCGAACTGCCCGAAACCAACGGCCCGAAGAGCCGGCAACGCCTGCTGCTCGACCTGGCGCGGCGCGACGGCCTGACCATCCGCCAGCTCTACCTGCGCATCGCTGGCGCGCGTGGCCACCAGCAGGTGGTGGGCACGCCGGAGACGATTGCCGACCAGCTGCAGCAGTGGTTCGACGAGGGCGGGGCCGATGGCTTCAACATCATGAGTCCGTGGCTGCCAGGCGGGTTGGACGACTTCATCACGCTGGTGCTGCCCGAGCTGCGCCGGCGCGGCCTGGTGCGTACCGAATACGAGGGGACCACGCTGCGCGAACACCTGGGGTTGAAGCGGCCGGTGCATCCGGCAGCGGCGGCAAGGGCCTTTTCTCCACCCGTTCGTGCTGAGCCTGTCGAAGCCGCGCATCCATAG
- a CDS encoding ABC transporter ATP-binding protein gives MTAETLVANELDIRGVGKRYASTQAAGGTLQVLQNIDLHIPSGQFVSIVGASGCGKSTLLRLILGLDAEYEGQILLDGAPITGTGRERGIVFQDHRLFPWLTVAQNIAVGLRNAPFTEGQKRQLVAEHVALVGLEGFERSYPHQISGGMAQRVAIARGLVNRPRVLLLDEPFGALDALTRSKLQGELQRIWQKEKITMLLVTHDVEEAVFLGDQVVVMQPHPGRIRRTVRVDLPHPRNRSDPAFIRLRDDVLSDFLDPKERGPSEVFPAATPPAIFPVPGRPLQLAW, from the coding sequence ATGACGGCAGAAACCCTGGTGGCCAACGAGCTCGACATCCGAGGCGTCGGCAAACGCTACGCCAGCACCCAGGCCGCAGGCGGCACGCTGCAGGTGCTGCAGAACATCGACCTGCACATCCCGAGCGGCCAGTTCGTGAGCATCGTGGGCGCGAGCGGCTGCGGCAAATCCACGCTGCTGCGGCTCATCCTCGGGCTCGACGCCGAATACGAGGGCCAGATCCTGCTGGACGGCGCCCCCATCACCGGCACCGGCCGCGAACGCGGCATCGTGTTCCAGGACCACCGGCTGTTCCCCTGGCTCACGGTGGCGCAGAACATCGCGGTCGGCCTGCGCAACGCGCCGTTCACAGAAGGCCAGAAACGCCAACTGGTGGCCGAGCACGTGGCCCTGGTGGGCCTGGAAGGGTTCGAACGTTCGTATCCGCACCAGATCTCCGGCGGCATGGCGCAGCGCGTGGCCATTGCGCGCGGCCTGGTGAACCGGCCGCGCGTGCTGCTGCTCGACGAACCCTTCGGCGCCCTGGACGCACTCACGCGATCGAAGCTGCAGGGCGAGCTGCAACGCATCTGGCAGAAGGAAAAGATCACCATGCTGCTGGTCACCCACGACGTGGAGGAAGCCGTGTTCCTTGGCGACCAGGTGGTGGTCATGCAGCCGCACCCGGGCCGCATCCGTCGCACGGTGCGGGTGGACCTGCCGCATCCACGCAACCGCAGCGACCCGGCCTTCATCCGCTTGCGCGACGACGTGCTGAGCGACTTCCTCGACCCCAAGGAGCGCGGTCCGAGCGAGGTGTTTCCGGCTGCCACGCCCCCCGCCATCTTTCCCGTGCCGGGCCGGCCGTTGCAACTGGCCTGGTAA
- a CDS encoding ABC transporter permease, whose amino-acid sequence MMGRSLDAAELATVAPLALPGSRRWRGLVLPVAAVALWWLASKLDLVNSALLVSPLKVLDTGWELVSTGRLWLALRASLARELTGFFIGTASGLLLGALLGLWPRFNRMVGPSFNTFKQISLFAWIPLISVWFGLGDVAKVVFLSLAALVPVVVNTTAGIRGTPESLLEVARVYGYTRWQTVTRVVLPSAIPSIFTGVYLALIYSWLATIGAEYLLVSGRGVGNLLIEGSEHFQMDLVIFGMAVIGVVGWLMNASARALERRIFKGRTT is encoded by the coding sequence ATGATGGGCCGATCGCTCGACGCTGCCGAACTCGCCACCGTTGCGCCGCTGGCCCTGCCGGGCAGCCGCCGATGGCGCGGCCTGGTGCTGCCGGTGGCTGCCGTCGCGCTGTGGTGGCTGGCCTCGAAACTGGACCTGGTGAACTCGGCCTTGCTGGTCTCGCCGCTGAAGGTGCTGGACACGGGGTGGGAGCTGGTCAGCACGGGCCGGCTCTGGCTCGCGCTGCGGGCCAGCCTGGCCCGCGAACTCACCGGCTTCTTCATCGGCACGGCCTCGGGCTTGCTGCTCGGCGCCTTGCTCGGCCTGTGGCCGCGCTTCAACCGCATGGTCGGCCCGAGCTTCAACACCTTCAAGCAGATCTCGCTGTTCGCCTGGATTCCACTGATCTCGGTGTGGTTCGGCCTCGGCGACGTGGCCAAGGTGGTATTTCTGTCGTTGGCCGCGCTGGTGCCCGTGGTGGTCAACACCACGGCAGGCATCCGCGGCACGCCGGAAAGCCTGCTCGAGGTGGCACGGGTCTATGGCTACACGCGCTGGCAGACCGTGACGCGGGTGGTGCTGCCATCGGCCATCCCGTCGATCTTCACCGGCGTGTACCTCGCACTCATCTATTCCTGGCTGGCCACCATCGGCGCCGAATACCTGCTGGTGTCGGGCCGCGGCGTGGGCAACCTGCTGATCGAAGGCAGCGAACACTTCCAGATGGACCTGGTGATCTTCGGCATGGCCGTGATCGGCGTGGTGGGCTGGCTGATGAACGCATCGGCGCGCGCTCTGGAGCGGCGCATTTTCAAAGGAAGAACGACATGA
- a CDS encoding ABC transporter permease, with amino-acid sequence MTQTATTLPGPAPEDTATSAPASAVWHRLGRWAEPLWLPLVLLALWALGAAQGWISAQVLPPPEFVVDTLRDLATSGDLWLHVSASLQRVLVGFVAGSLIGLALGTAMGLSRSVEAYVLPTFNALVQIPVLAWLPFVLLLVGIGEPLKYILIAKAAMVPVALNTLQGFRQAPAGLREVGEVYGYTRRQQVLEIVLPTAVPTLFTGIRLGFTKAWLSLVVVELVASSEGLGYLIVYGRQLFQLDLVMAAVIVVGAIGFAIDRALDFTERRFVGGRAATPQGAA; translated from the coding sequence ATGACGCAGACCGCCACCACCTTGCCGGGGCCGGCACCCGAAGACACCGCCACCTCGGCCCCAGCCAGCGCCGTGTGGCACAGGCTGGGGCGTTGGGCAGAACCCCTGTGGTTGCCACTGGTCTTGCTCGCGCTGTGGGCCCTGGGCGCGGCGCAGGGCTGGATCTCGGCCCAGGTGCTGCCGCCGCCCGAATTCGTCGTCGACACGCTGCGCGACCTCGCCACCAGCGGTGATCTGTGGCTGCATGTGTCGGCCAGCCTGCAGCGTGTGCTGGTGGGCTTCGTGGCAGGCAGCCTGATCGGCCTGGCGCTCGGCACGGCCATGGGCCTGTCGCGCAGCGTGGAAGCCTATGTGCTGCCGACCTTCAACGCGCTGGTGCAGATCCCGGTGCTGGCCTGGCTGCCCTTCGTGCTGTTGCTGGTGGGCATCGGCGAGCCGCTCAAATACATCCTCATCGCCAAGGCGGCCATGGTGCCGGTCGCGCTCAACACCCTGCAGGGCTTCCGGCAGGCGCCAGCGGGGCTGCGCGAGGTGGGCGAGGTCTACGGCTACACCCGGCGCCAGCAGGTGCTGGAAATCGTGCTGCCGACCGCCGTGCCGACGCTGTTCACCGGCATCCGGCTCGGCTTCACCAAGGCCTGGCTGTCGCTGGTGGTGGTGGAACTGGTGGCGTCCAGCGAAGGCCTGGGCTACCTGATCGTCTATGGGCGCCAGTTGTTCCAGCTTGACCTGGTGATGGCCGCGGTGATCGTGGTCGGCGCCATCGGCTTCGCCATCGACAGGGCGCTCGACTTCACCGAGCGCCGCTTCGTCGGCGGCCGCGCCGCCACGCCACAGGGAGCCGCATGA
- a CDS encoding ABC transporter substrate-binding protein, giving the protein MSKPFSRLRRITLAAATLALSFASFSASAAPQVIRIGVATAGGGEPVTWGGSPGGVVRVNQWLEKEFKASGVQVEWLFFKGAGPAVNEALSNKQIDFAYQGDLPQVIGRANGLKTKLLLVSGARNNLYVATPPQSEIRGIKDLKDKTVSIFRGTNGHLVAINVLAANGLAERDLKTVNLDAGSAQAALVSNGVDAVFGGFELFKVRDQGLAKVVYSTQGQDPAFTRQAALLVREDFEKENKAEVQRVVDVFVRAADWSSDEKNRAELFRLWALSGTPLASWEAEFDKQELAQRNSPIPDDFIVARYKAVVDDAVKLKLIRRAVPVDGWFDTSYLKASLKKFGLEQRWAEYDARGRAKAGGASVASR; this is encoded by the coding sequence ATGTCCAAACCCTTCTCCAGACTCCGCCGCATCACCCTGGCCGCGGCCACCCTTGCGCTCTCCTTCGCCTCCTTCTCCGCATCCGCCGCCCCCCAGGTCATCCGCATCGGCGTGGCCACGGCCGGCGGCGGCGAACCCGTCACCTGGGGCGGCTCGCCCGGCGGCGTGGTGCGCGTCAACCAGTGGCTGGAAAAGGAATTCAAGGCCTCCGGCGTCCAGGTCGAATGGCTGTTCTTCAAGGGCGCCGGCCCGGCCGTCAACGAGGCGCTGTCGAACAAGCAGATCGACTTCGCCTACCAGGGCGACCTGCCGCAGGTGATCGGCCGCGCCAACGGCCTGAAGACCAAGCTGCTGCTGGTCAGCGGCGCGCGCAACAACCTCTACGTGGCCACGCCGCCGCAGTCCGAGATCCGTGGCATCAAGGACCTGAAGGACAAGACGGTTTCGATTTTCCGCGGCACCAACGGCCACCTGGTGGCGATCAACGTGCTGGCCGCCAACGGCCTGGCCGAGCGCGACCTGAAGACCGTGAACCTGGACGCGGGCAGCGCGCAGGCCGCACTGGTGTCGAACGGCGTGGACGCGGTGTTCGGCGGATTCGAACTGTTCAAGGTGCGCGACCAGGGCCTGGCCAAGGTGGTCTATTCCACCCAGGGCCAGGATCCGGCCTTCACGCGCCAGGCGGCGCTGCTTGTGCGTGAAGATTTCGAAAAGGAGAACAAGGCCGAGGTCCAGCGGGTGGTGGACGTGTTCGTGCGCGCGGCCGACTGGTCGTCCGACGAGAAGAACCGTGCCGAGCTGTTCCGGCTCTGGGCGCTGAGCGGCACGCCGCTGGCTTCCTGGGAGGCCGAATTCGACAAGCAGGAGCTGGCCCAGCGCAACTCGCCAATACCCGACGACTTCATCGTTGCCCGTTACAAGGCGGTGGTGGACGACGCGGTGAAACTCAAGCTGATCCGCCGCGCGGTGCCGGTGGACGGCTGGTTCGATACCAGTTACCTGAAGGCCTCGCTCAAGAAGTTCGGACTGGAACAGCGCTGGGCCGAATACGACGCCCGAGGCCGCGCCAAAGCGGGCGGCGCGTCTGTCGCATCGCGCTGA
- a CDS encoding amidohydrolase family protein — protein MNDRLRTAQVSRSQAVKARLDHPVIDTDVHVNDFAPAIEDYVHQYGGSALVEALRKALGGRFATKSAAGKDWYQQTAEERQYNRTLRAPWWARVTRNTLDLATYTLPDLLAERLAEQGADYSVLFPNDVLSPAAAGSEFRQPLHRAINHFHADLYRKHAHRLTPVAGIPMHTPKEAIEELEFAVNTLGLKVINIPGGVRRPIRAVADKYPKAEHPEVAQHATYTDFFGIDSEHDYDPFWAKVVELGVPVTTHYGSQGWTGRQSISNYMFNHVGHFADGSQAFAKALFFGGVTRRFPGLRVGLLEGGADWGSHVYTHLVDRWEKRNRHAVQNYNPAHADIELLASLFERYGQDLTKGKPVNRETLLRDSLGISALPHSRDPVGDELDDFKAAGIEKVEDIRDRWVNNFFFGSEADDRTVAAAFNHKVNPLGVKINAIWSSDIGHWDVPDLTEPLAESWDLVEQGVITASDFKAFTFGNPYKFYTEANPRFFEGTDIADKVKNRAA, from the coding sequence ATGAACGACCGCCTGCGCACCGCCCAAGTTTCCCGCTCCCAAGCCGTCAAGGCACGGCTCGACCATCCGGTGATCGACACCGATGTCCACGTCAACGACTTCGCGCCAGCGATCGAAGACTACGTGCACCAATACGGCGGCAGCGCGCTGGTGGAGGCGCTGCGCAAGGCGCTCGGCGGGCGCTTCGCCACCAAGAGCGCCGCCGGCAAGGACTGGTACCAGCAGACGGCCGAAGAGCGCCAATACAACCGCACGTTGCGCGCACCCTGGTGGGCCCGCGTGACGCGCAACACGCTGGACCTGGCCACCTACACCCTGCCCGACCTGCTGGCCGAGCGGCTGGCCGAACAAGGTGCCGACTACTCGGTGCTGTTCCCGAACGACGTGCTCTCGCCCGCCGCCGCCGGCAGCGAATTCCGCCAGCCGCTGCACCGCGCGATTAACCACTTTCACGCCGACCTGTACCGCAAACACGCGCACCGCCTCACGCCCGTGGCCGGCATCCCGATGCACACGCCGAAGGAAGCCATCGAGGAGTTGGAGTTCGCGGTGAACACGCTGGGCCTGAAGGTCATCAACATCCCCGGCGGCGTGCGCCGGCCGATCCGCGCGGTGGCCGACAAATACCCGAAGGCCGAGCATCCCGAAGTCGCCCAACACGCCACCTACACCGATTTCTTCGGCATCGACAGCGAACACGACTACGACCCGTTCTGGGCCAAGGTGGTTGAGCTCGGCGTGCCGGTGACCACGCACTACGGCAGCCAGGGCTGGACCGGCCGCCAGTCGATCAGCAACTACATGTTCAACCACGTCGGCCACTTCGCCGACGGCTCGCAGGCCTTCGCCAAGGCGCTGTTCTTCGGCGGCGTGACCAGACGCTTCCCGGGCCTGCGCGTGGGCTTGCTCGAAGGCGGCGCCGACTGGGGCTCCCACGTCTACACCCACTTGGTGGACCGCTGGGAAAAGCGCAACCGCCACGCGGTGCAGAACTACAACCCCGCGCATGCCGACATCGAGCTGCTGGCTTCGCTGTTCGAGCGTTACGGCCAGGACCTGACCAAGGGCAAACCGGTCAACCGCGAGACGCTGCTGCGCGACAGCCTGGGCATCTCGGCCCTGCCGCACAGCCGCGACCCGGTAGGCGACGAACTCGATGACTTCAAGGCCGCCGGCATCGAGAAGGTGGAAGACATCCGCGACCGCTGGGTGAACAACTTCTTCTTCGGCTCCGAAGCCGACGACCGCACCGTGGCGGCCGCCTTCAACCACAAGGTGAACCCGCTGGGCGTGAAGATCAACGCGATCTGGTCTTCCGACATCGGCCACTGGGACGTGCCCGACCTCACCGAACCGCTGGCCGAAAGCTGGGACCTGGTGGAGCAAGGCGTGATCACCGCCAGCGACTTCAAGGCCTTCACCTTCGGCAATCCGTACAAGTTCTACACCGAGGCGAATCCGCGCTTCTTCGAGGGCACGGACATCGCCGACAAGGTGAAGAACCGCGCCGCTTAA
- a CDS encoding phosphatase PAP2 family protein — translation MESLNLSLFGLMAAGFDADPFWLAAATTVAEKSGWLCVAVFAWAGWRAPAERWRILFILLAAGVASVLARKLAQSIGLPRPFMLGLSPDHIEHGARGALPSTHATVMFTMAFMFLQRPLLRPTGWLLFGVALATSWARIYVGVHFPRDILAGLVLGALLALGFDAALGAMRRRLPAFELLAFLRPLGARLSAVVCGDRFSLYFVLLFTAAAFGIGLQAPDVFPLTFFQEGGAVANGTLFFYAAALLMVATLRLPFVRHADKLATVIVLLACTAREAGLPAPDIGMRLLRAGFGDGDASAPKVLIVATLAVVVVAAAWLARRYRQGRRFALARQQWRTAAFTVLMATLVAVFTAALDSLPEMAASFAGTSQAGLGRSLVALEELLELALPMLLMLALFQAGRGQRGPASRR, via the coding sequence ATGGAATCACTGAACCTGTCGTTGTTCGGCCTCATGGCAGCGGGCTTCGACGCCGATCCGTTCTGGCTCGCGGCGGCAACGACGGTCGCAGAAAAATCGGGCTGGCTGTGCGTGGCCGTGTTCGCCTGGGCCGGCTGGCGCGCGCCCGCAGAACGCTGGCGCATCCTGTTCATCCTGCTGGCTGCGGGCGTGGCCTCGGTGCTGGCGCGCAAGCTCGCGCAATCCATCGGTCTGCCGCGGCCTTTCATGCTCGGGCTGAGTCCGGACCACATCGAACACGGCGCGCGAGGGGCATTGCCGAGCACCCATGCCACGGTGATGTTCACCATGGCGTTCATGTTCCTGCAGCGACCGCTGCTGCGACCCACGGGCTGGCTGCTGTTCGGCGTGGCTTTGGCGACTTCCTGGGCGCGCATCTACGTCGGCGTGCATTTCCCGCGCGACATCCTCGCCGGCCTGGTGTTGGGTGCGCTGCTGGCGCTGGGCTTCGACGCCGCGCTGGGTGCAATGCGGCGCAGGCTGCCCGCGTTCGAGCTGCTGGCCTTCCTCCGGCCGCTTGGGGCCCGGCTCTCGGCCGTGGTCTGTGGCGACCGCTTCAGCCTGTATTTCGTGCTGCTGTTCACCGCCGCCGCCTTCGGCATCGGACTGCAGGCGCCCGACGTCTTTCCGTTGACTTTCTTCCAGGAAGGCGGGGCGGTGGCAAACGGCACGCTGTTCTTCTACGCTGCCGCCCTGTTGATGGTGGCCACGCTGCGCCTGCCTTTCGTCCGTCATGCCGACAAGCTCGCCACGGTGATCGTCCTGCTGGCCTGCACCGCCCGGGAAGCCGGCCTGCCCGCGCCGGACATCGGCATGCGCCTGCTGCGCGCAGGTTTCGGCGACGGCGATGCATCGGCGCCGAAGGTCCTGATCGTCGCCACGCTGGCCGTGGTCGTGGTGGCGGCGGCGTGGCTGGCGCGGCGCTACCGGCAAGGCAGGCGATTCGCCCTGGCCCGGCAACAGTGGCGCACCGCGGCTTTCACGGTGTTGATGGCCACGCTGGTCGCGGTCTTCACAGCCGCGCTCGATAGCCTGCCGGAAATGGCGGCCAGCTTCGCGGGCACCTCGCAGGCTGGCCTGGGCCGCTCCTTGGTGGCACTGGAGGAACTGCTGGAGCTTGCCTTGCCGATGCTGCTGATGCTGGCACTGTTCCAGGCGGGGCGCGGGCAGCGCGGGCCCGCTTCGCGCCGTTGA